Proteins from one Nakamurella multipartita DSM 44233 genomic window:
- a CDS encoding trypsin-like serine peptidase — protein MLGPETVHGPDNRIQITNTAAYPWSAHASLLITARDGSRWIGTGWFIGPHTLATAGHVVHIKNSGVAGRDGWVQSIQVMPGRNGGALPFGSVTTANLRSVSGWTNDGNPEYDYGAIILPTDLGNQTGWFGLGAYTDNTLRGSTVNISGYPGDKPAGTQWYHWNRVADVGARKVYYEIDTAGGQSGSAVYRVVDGARYGVAVHAYGGSATNSGTRITTPVFNNLVAWKA, from the coding sequence ATGCTGGGCCCGGAGACCGTGCACGGCCCGGACAACCGGATCCAGATCACCAACACCGCCGCCTACCCGTGGAGCGCCCACGCGTCCCTGCTGATCACCGCCCGGGACGGGTCGCGCTGGATCGGCACCGGCTGGTTCATCGGACCGCACACGCTGGCCACGGCCGGACATGTGGTCCACATCAAGAACAGTGGCGTGGCCGGCCGCGACGGGTGGGTACAGAGCATCCAGGTGATGCCCGGCCGCAACGGCGGCGCGCTGCCGTTCGGCTCGGTCACCACCGCCAACCTGCGATCGGTGAGCGGGTGGACCAACGATGGCAATCCCGAGTACGACTACGGAGCCATCATCCTGCCGACCGACCTGGGCAACCAGACCGGCTGGTTCGGTCTGGGCGCCTACACCGACAACACCCTGCGCGGATCGACGGTGAACATCTCGGGCTACCCGGGGGACAAGCCGGCCGGAACCCAGTGGTACCACTGGAATCGCGTCGCCGACGTCGGAGCCCGCAAGGTCTACTACGAAATCGACACCGCCGGCGGGCAGAGCGGCAGCGCGGTCTACCGGGTGGTCGACGGGGCCCGGTACGGCGTGGCGGTGCACGCCTACGGCGGCTCGGCCACCAACAGCGGTACCCGGATCACCACGCCGGTGTTCAACAACCTGGTGGCCTGGAAGGCCTGA
- a CDS encoding MFS transporter, with the protein MTNPKPPAATPSRSTIVKVVGASMAGTTVEWYDFFLYGVAAALVFPKVFFPASDPAVGVLLALGTFAIGFIARPIGGLVFGHYGDILGRKKLLVISLLMMGLSTFLIGLLPGYDAIGLAAPILLIVLRLVQGFGLGGEWGGAVLIVSEHGDKERRGYWASWPQAGVPLGQLMANGLLALLALVQSEDAFLSWGWRIPFLMSAVLVLIGLFIRLSIEESPVFRQAAEQAATSEAAGTKSHMPIVEVFRKYPREVFTAMGARIAENVSYYIFTVVIVTYLTKNPPEHTASSSFVLNAVLIGAAVHFVTIPLWGALSDRVGRKPLYLFGAVGVAVWSFVFVFLIDTKSFPLTVVAVVGGLLFHGAMYGPQAAFLSELFGTRVRYSGVSVGYQLASILAGGLAPLIAVALYTGFGTGYAIAVYVSVASLLTIAAVGTYSETKNRDLADDPAFQRDQAASVPAQR; encoded by the coding sequence ATGACGAACCCCAAGCCCCCAGCCGCCACGCCGAGCCGATCGACCATCGTCAAGGTGGTCGGCGCGAGCATGGCCGGTACCACCGTGGAGTGGTACGACTTCTTCCTCTACGGCGTGGCCGCCGCTCTGGTGTTCCCGAAAGTGTTCTTCCCGGCCAGTGATCCGGCGGTCGGCGTCCTGCTGGCGTTGGGCACCTTCGCCATCGGGTTCATTGCCCGCCCCATCGGCGGCCTGGTCTTCGGTCACTACGGAGACATCCTGGGACGCAAGAAGCTGCTGGTCATCAGCCTGCTGATGATGGGGCTGTCGACGTTCCTGATCGGCCTGTTGCCCGGTTATGACGCGATCGGGCTGGCCGCGCCGATCCTGCTCATCGTGCTGCGCCTGGTCCAGGGCTTCGGCCTCGGCGGCGAATGGGGCGGCGCGGTGCTCATCGTGTCCGAGCACGGGGACAAGGAGCGGCGCGGGTACTGGGCCAGCTGGCCGCAGGCCGGGGTACCGCTGGGCCAGCTGATGGCCAACGGATTGCTGGCCCTGCTCGCGCTCGTGCAGAGCGAGGACGCGTTCCTGTCCTGGGGATGGCGGATCCCGTTCCTGATGTCCGCGGTGCTGGTGCTGATCGGGCTGTTCATCCGGCTGTCCATCGAGGAGTCGCCGGTGTTCCGGCAGGCCGCGGAACAGGCGGCGACCAGCGAGGCGGCCGGCACCAAGTCGCACATGCCGATCGTCGAGGTGTTCCGCAAGTACCCGCGTGAGGTCTTCACCGCGATGGGCGCCCGGATCGCCGAGAACGTCTCGTACTACATCTTCACCGTCGTCATCGTCACCTACCTGACCAAGAATCCGCCCGAGCACACCGCGTCCAGCTCGTTCGTGCTCAACGCGGTGCTCATCGGCGCGGCCGTGCACTTCGTGACGATCCCGCTCTGGGGCGCCCTGTCCGACCGGGTGGGCCGCAAACCGCTGTACCTGTTCGGGGCGGTCGGGGTGGCCGTGTGGTCGTTCGTGTTCGTCTTCCTGATCGACACCAAGAGCTTCCCGCTCACCGTGGTCGCGGTGGTCGGCGGCCTGCTGTTCCACGGCGCGATGTACGGCCCCCAGGCGGCGTTCCTGTCCGAACTGTTCGGCACCCGGGTCCGTTACTCCGGCGTATCGGTCGGCTACCAGCTCGCCTCGATCCTGGCCGGCGGGCTGGCGCCGCTGATCGCGGTCGCGCTCTACACCGGCTTCGGCACCGGCTACGCCATCGCCGTGTACGTCTCGGTGGCTTCGCTGCTGACGATCGCGGCGGTCGGCACCTACTCGGAGACCAAGAACCGAGACCTGGCCGACGACCCGGCCTTCCAGCGAGACCAGGCCGCGTCGGTGCCGGCCCAGCGCTAG
- a CDS encoding 3-oxoacid CoA-transferase subunit B — protein sequence MSASTTPPGPPMRDTPLSRAELAAAVARDIPRGAVVNLGIGLPTTVSDHLPPERGVILHTENGMLGMGPAATGDQIDPDLVNAGKIPVTERPGAAYFDQAASFAIMRGGHLDICVLDAFQVSGRGDLANWHTGEPDAIPAVGGAMDLANGAKDVFVMMSLFTRDGRPKLVPECTYPLTGLGCVSRVYTDHAVFLISADGVRVRETYGISIDELRSRLAVAIS from the coding sequence ATGAGCGCGTCGACGACCCCACCGGGCCCGCCGATGCGGGACACCCCGTTGTCCCGTGCCGAGCTGGCCGCCGCCGTCGCTCGGGACATCCCGCGGGGCGCCGTGGTCAACCTGGGCATCGGGTTGCCGACCACCGTCTCGGACCACCTGCCCCCCGAGCGCGGCGTCATCCTGCACACCGAGAACGGGATGCTGGGCATGGGGCCCGCCGCAACTGGCGACCAGATCGACCCCGACCTGGTCAACGCGGGCAAGATCCCGGTCACCGAGCGGCCCGGGGCGGCCTACTTCGACCAGGCGGCGTCCTTCGCGATCATGCGCGGCGGTCACCTGGACATCTGTGTGCTGGACGCCTTCCAGGTCTCGGGTCGCGGCGATCTGGCCAACTGGCACACCGGCGAACCGGACGCCATCCCCGCCGTCGGCGGCGCGATGGACCTGGCCAACGGGGCCAAGGACGTGTTCGTGATGATGTCGCTGTTCACCAGGGACGGCCGGCCCAAGCTCGTCCCCGAATGCACCTATCCGCTCACCGGACTCGGCTGCGTCAGCCGCGTCTACACCGACCACGCCGTCTTCCTGATCAGCGCGGACGGCGTTCGGGTCCGCGAGACCTACGGCATCTCGATCGATGAGCTCCGGTCGCGACTGGCGGTCGCGATCAGCTGA
- a CDS encoding 3-oxoacid CoA-transferase subunit A: protein MTVIAATPDEAVVGIPDGASILIGGFGSAGQPVELIDAVRRAGPTGLTVISNNAGNGDHGLAALLAAGQVRRIICSFPRQSDSWVFDRLYRAGAIELEVVPQGNLAERIRAAGAGIGGFYTPTGVGTLLAEGKEQRTIDGRDYILELPLHADVALIKAHRADTMGNLVYRKTARNFGPIMATAATTTIAQVSEIVEPGGLDPEAVVTPGIFVRRLVRCPPAATPDPQGAAG, encoded by the coding sequence ATGACCGTCATTGCTGCCACTCCGGACGAAGCGGTGGTCGGAATACCTGACGGGGCCAGCATTCTCATTGGCGGCTTCGGGTCCGCCGGGCAGCCGGTGGAACTGATCGACGCAGTCCGCCGGGCCGGCCCAACCGGTCTCACGGTGATCAGCAACAACGCCGGCAACGGCGATCACGGGCTGGCCGCCCTGCTGGCCGCCGGCCAGGTCCGTCGAATTATCTGCTCCTTTCCCCGGCAGAGCGACTCCTGGGTGTTCGACCGCCTGTACCGGGCGGGGGCCATCGAACTCGAGGTGGTGCCCCAGGGCAACCTGGCCGAACGGATCCGGGCGGCCGGGGCCGGCATCGGCGGTTTCTACACCCCCACCGGCGTCGGCACCCTGCTGGCCGAGGGCAAGGAGCAGCGCACCATCGACGGCCGCGACTACATCCTCGAGCTGCCCTTGCATGCCGACGTCGCCCTGATCAAGGCGCACCGCGCGGACACCATGGGCAACCTGGTCTACCGCAAGACCGCGCGCAACTTCGGTCCGATCATGGCGACCGCGGCCACCACCACGATCGCCCAGGTCAGCGAGATCGTCGAGCCGGGCGGCCTCGACCCGGAGGCCGTCGTCACCCCCGGAATCTTCGTGCGCCGGCTGGTCCGCTGCCCGCCCGCGGCGACCCCCGACCCGCAAGGAGCAGCCGGATGA
- a CDS encoding carbohydrate kinase family protein: MATVGPDVVVVGNAGVDTNVYLPAGAALADLVRTEGHFASDLDYVGHPGAFTSRGFARLGLRTAFVGHVGADPLGQWVRAELAADGIDLTGVGVDPAGTARSVNLMSADGSRVNFYDGRGHQDLRVDPVAAAPWFAGARLALFHLPNWARHLVPVARAAGAVVACDLQDVHDPDEPYRRDFVRGADILFASAAHHDDPVPMLARLLAGGAGLVVCGRGRRGVLVASARGVESFPPPELDLPIVDTNGAGDALAVGFLAAHVLQGRPIAAAVLRGQLAARWACAQRASSSAPIDPAQLEEMLARLAGRAAAGAPPGADGRVPGRTG, encoded by the coding sequence ATGGCCACCGTAGGACCGGACGTCGTGGTCGTCGGCAACGCCGGCGTCGACACCAATGTGTATCTGCCGGCCGGGGCCGCGCTGGCCGACCTGGTGCGGACCGAGGGCCACTTCGCCTCCGACCTTGACTACGTCGGACACCCGGGCGCGTTCACCAGCCGCGGGTTCGCCCGGCTCGGGCTGCGCACCGCGTTCGTCGGACACGTCGGGGCCGATCCGCTGGGGCAGTGGGTGCGCGCCGAACTCGCCGCCGACGGCATCGACCTGACCGGAGTGGGCGTGGACCCGGCCGGCACCGCCCGCAGCGTGAACCTGATGTCCGCGGACGGCTCCCGGGTGAACTTCTACGACGGCCGCGGCCACCAGGACCTGCGCGTCGACCCGGTGGCCGCGGCCCCGTGGTTCGCCGGGGCCCGATTGGCGCTGTTCCATCTGCCGAACTGGGCCCGGCACCTGGTTCCGGTGGCCCGGGCCGCCGGCGCCGTGGTGGCCTGCGATCTGCAGGACGTGCACGATCCGGACGAGCCGTACCGACGGGATTTCGTCCGGGGCGCCGACATCCTGTTCGCCTCGGCCGCCCACCACGACGATCCGGTCCCCATGCTGGCGCGGCTGCTGGCCGGTGGGGCCGGCCTGGTGGTCTGCGGCCGCGGTCGGCGCGGCGTCCTGGTCGCCTCGGCGCGGGGGGTCGAGAGCTTCCCGCCACCGGAGCTGGACCTGCCGATCGTGGACACCAACGGAGCCGGTGACGCGCTGGCCGTCGGCTTCCTGGCCGCCCACGTCCTGCAGGGGCGGCCCATCGCGGCCGCGGTGCTGCGCGGTCAGCTGGCCGCCCGCTGGGCCTGCGCCCAACGGGCCAGCAGCTCCGCGCCGATCGATCCGGCCCAGCTGGAGGAGATGCTCGCCCGCCTCGCCGGCCGGGCTGCCGCCGGGGCCCCGCCGGGCGCAGACGGGCGGGTGCCGGGGCGGACCGGGTAA
- the rpsL gene encoding 30S ribosomal protein S12, with product MPTIQQLVRKGRTDKIGKTKTPALKGSPQRRGVCTRVYTTTPKKPNSALRKVARVKLTSLVEVTAYIPGEGHNLQEHSIVLVRGGRVKDLPGVRYKIVRGALDTQGVKNRKQARSRYGAKKEKS from the coding sequence ATGCCCACGATCCAGCAGTTGGTCCGCAAGGGCCGCACCGACAAGATCGGTAAGACCAAGACCCCTGCCCTCAAGGGCAGCCCCCAGCGGCGTGGCGTGTGCACCCGCGTCTACACCACGACCCCCAAGAAGCCGAACTCGGCGCTGCGCAAGGTCGCCCGGGTCAAGCTGACCAGCCTGGTCGAGGTCACCGCCTACATCCCCGGCGAGGGCCACAACCTGCAGGAGCACTCGATCGTGCTGGTGCGCGGCGGCCGGGTCAAGGACCTGCCGGGTGTGCGCTACAAGATCGTGCGCGGCGCGCTGGACACGCAGGGCGTGAAGAACCGGAAGCAGGCCCGCAGCCGCTACGGAGCCAAGAAGGAGAAGAGCTGA
- the rpsG gene encoding 30S ribosomal protein S7 encodes MPRKGPAPRRPLVADPVYNSPLVTQLVNKVLLDGKRSIAQSIVYGAMEGAREKTGGDPVVILKRALDNVRPALEVKSRRVGGATYQVPIEVKPARATTLALRWLVGYSKARREKTMTERLMNELLDASNGLGASVKRREDTHKMAESNKAFAHYRW; translated from the coding sequence ATGCCCCGCAAGGGACCCGCTCCGCGTCGGCCATTGGTCGCCGATCCGGTTTACAACTCGCCCCTGGTCACCCAGCTGGTGAACAAGGTGCTGCTCGACGGCAAGCGCTCGATCGCCCAGTCGATCGTCTACGGCGCGATGGAAGGCGCTCGGGAGAAGACTGGCGGCGATCCGGTCGTCATCCTCAAGCGTGCGCTGGACAACGTCCGCCCCGCGCTGGAGGTCAAGAGCCGCCGCGTCGGTGGCGCCACCTACCAGGTGCCGATCGAGGTCAAGCCGGCCCGGGCCACCACCCTGGCGCTGCGCTGGCTGGTCGGCTACTCCAAGGCCCGCCGCGAGAAGACCATGACCGAGCGGCTGATGAACGAGCTGCTGGACGCTTCCAACGGTCTGGGCGCCTCGGTCAAGCGGCGCGAGGACACGCACAAGATGGCCGAGTCGAACAAGGCCTTCGCGCACTACCGCTGGTAG
- the fusA gene encoding elongation factor G, translating to MATNALDKVRNIGIMAHIDAGKTTTTERILFYTGITYKIGEVHEGAAVMDWMEQEQERGITITSAATTTSWKGHKINIIDTPGHVDFTVEVERSLRVLDGAVAVYDGVAGVEPQTEQVWRQAEKYKVPRMCFVNKLDRTGANFFRCVDMMVERLGATPLVLQLPIGAEGDFIGVVDLLQMRALTWRGETVKGEDYAVEEIPADLQAQADEYREKLIETVAENDDEAMEAYLAGEELSLDQLNAAIRRATIAGKLNPVVTGSAFKNKGVQPMLDAVVAYLPSPLDIGAIEGTLTDGVTPAERQPDPDAEFAGLAFKVATDPHLGKLTFVRVYSGTLNSGSQVVNATKDRKERIGKIYQMHANKREELASVHAGDICAVMGLKQTTTGDTLSDPQHQIVLESMTFPEPVISVAIEPKTKSDQEKLGTAIQKLAEEDPTFKVKNDEETGQTVISGMGELHLDILVDRMRREFKVEANIGKPQVAYRETIRGTVEKYSYTHKKQTGGSGQYAKILITMEPLDLESADGATYEFVNAVTGGRIPKEYIPSVDAGAQDALQYGVLAGYPMLGVKMTLVDGAYHEVDSSEMAFKIAGSIATKEAARMAKPVLLEPLMSVEVVTPEDNMGDVIGDLNSRRGQIQSMSERSGARVVTALVPLSEMFGYVGDLRSRTQGRASYSMVFDRYSEVPANVAKEIIAKATGE from the coding sequence GTGGCCACCAACGCCCTGGACAAGGTCCGCAACATCGGGATCATGGCGCATATCGACGCGGGCAAGACCACCACCACCGAGCGCATCCTGTTCTACACCGGCATCACGTACAAGATCGGCGAGGTCCACGAGGGCGCCGCGGTCATGGACTGGATGGAGCAGGAGCAGGAGCGGGGGATCACCATCACCTCCGCCGCCACGACCACGTCGTGGAAGGGTCACAAGATCAACATCATCGACACCCCCGGGCACGTCGACTTCACCGTCGAGGTGGAGCGGTCGCTGCGGGTGCTCGACGGTGCGGTGGCGGTCTACGACGGCGTCGCCGGGGTCGAGCCGCAGACCGAGCAGGTCTGGCGGCAGGCCGAGAAGTACAAGGTGCCGCGGATGTGCTTCGTCAACAAGCTCGACCGCACCGGAGCCAACTTCTTCCGCTGCGTCGACATGATGGTCGAGCGCCTCGGGGCCACCCCGCTGGTGCTGCAGCTGCCGATCGGCGCCGAGGGCGACTTCATCGGTGTCGTCGACCTGCTGCAGATGCGGGCCCTGACCTGGCGCGGCGAGACCGTCAAGGGCGAGGACTACGCGGTCGAGGAGATCCCGGCCGACCTGCAGGCGCAGGCCGACGAGTACCGCGAGAAGCTCATCGAGACCGTCGCCGAGAACGACGACGAGGCGATGGAGGCCTACCTCGCGGGCGAGGAGCTGTCCCTGGACCAGCTCAACGCGGCGATCCGCCGGGCGACCATCGCCGGCAAGCTGAACCCGGTCGTGACCGGCTCGGCGTTCAAGAACAAGGGCGTCCAGCCGATGCTCGACGCGGTCGTGGCCTACCTGCCGTCGCCGCTGGACATCGGGGCCATCGAGGGCACGCTGACCGACGGGGTCACCCCGGCCGAGCGGCAGCCCGACCCGGACGCCGAGTTCGCCGGCCTGGCCTTCAAGGTCGCCACCGACCCGCACCTGGGCAAGCTGACCTTCGTCCGCGTCTACTCGGGCACCCTGAACTCGGGCAGCCAGGTCGTCAACGCGACGAAGGACCGCAAGGAACGGATCGGCAAGATCTACCAGATGCACGCGAACAAGCGTGAAGAGCTGGCCAGCGTGCACGCCGGCGACATCTGCGCGGTCATGGGCCTGAAGCAGACCACCACCGGGGACACCCTGTCCGACCCGCAGCACCAGATCGTGCTGGAGTCCATGACGTTCCCGGAGCCGGTCATCTCGGTGGCCATCGAGCCGAAGACCAAGAGCGACCAGGAAAAGCTCGGCACGGCGATCCAGAAGCTGGCCGAAGAGGACCCGACGTTCAAGGTCAAGAACGACGAAGAGACCGGTCAGACGGTCATCTCCGGCATGGGCGAGCTGCACCTGGACATCCTGGTCGACCGCATGCGGCGCGAGTTCAAGGTCGAGGCCAACATCGGCAAGCCCCAGGTCGCCTACCGCGAGACCATCCGCGGCACCGTGGAGAAGTACAGCTACACCCACAAGAAGCAGACCGGTGGGTCCGGCCAGTACGCCAAGATCCTGATCACCATGGAGCCGCTGGACCTGGAGTCCGCCGACGGCGCGACCTACGAGTTCGTCAACGCGGTCACCGGTGGGCGTATCCCCAAGGAGTACATCCCCTCGGTGGACGCCGGGGCCCAGGACGCGCTGCAGTACGGCGTGCTGGCCGGCTACCCGATGCTGGGGGTCAAGATGACCCTGGTCGACGGTGCCTACCACGAGGTCGACTCGTCCGAAATGGCCTTCAAGATCGCGGGTTCCATCGCGACCAAGGAAGCCGCCCGGATGGCCAAGCCGGTGCTGCTCGAGCCGCTGATGAGCGTCGAGGTGGTCACGCCCGAGGACAACATGGGCGACGTGATCGGCGACCTGAACTCCCGCCGTGGACAGATCCAGTCCATGTCCGAGCGCTCCGGCGCCCGGGTGGTCACCGCGCTGGTGCCGCTGTCGGAGATGTTCGGCTACGTCGGCGACCTGCGCTCGCGCACCCAGGGTCGCGCCTCGTACTCGATGGTGTTCGACCGTTACTCCGAGGTGCCGGCCAACGTGGCGAAGGAAATCATCGCCAAGGCGACCGGCGAGTAG
- the tuf gene encoding elongation factor Tu, which translates to MAKAKFDRSKPHVNIGTIGHVDHGKTTLTAAITKVLADKYPTLNQASAFDQIDKAPEERQRGITINIAHVEYQTEKRHYAHVDAPGHADYIKNMITGAAQMDGAILVVAATDGPMPQTKEHVLLARQVGVPYILVALNKSDMVDDEEILELVELEVRELLAGQDFDEDAPVIRTSGLKALEGDPEWVKTVEDLMDAVDESIPEPERDTDKPFLMPIEDVFTITGRGTVVTGKVERGVINVNATVEIVGIKPKSFQTTVTGIEMFRKLLDTAQAGDNAGLLLRGTKREDVERGQVVVKPGSITPHTEFEAQVYILGKDEGGRHTPFFNNYRPQFFFRTTDVTGVVNLPEGTEMVMPGDTTEMTVQLIQPIAIEEGLRFAIREGGRTVGAGSVTKIIK; encoded by the coding sequence GTGGCGAAGGCGAAGTTCGACCGGAGCAAGCCGCACGTCAACATTGGCACCATCGGCCACGTTGACCATGGCAAGACCACCCTGACCGCGGCGATCACCAAGGTTCTGGCGGATAAGTACCCGACCCTGAACCAGGCGTCGGCCTTCGATCAGATCGACAAGGCGCCGGAAGAGCGTCAGCGCGGCATCACCATCAACATCGCGCACGTCGAGTACCAGACCGAGAAGCGTCACTACGCGCACGTCGACGCCCCCGGTCACGCCGACTACATCAAGAACATGATCACCGGTGCCGCCCAGATGGACGGTGCGATCCTGGTCGTGGCCGCCACCGACGGCCCGATGCCGCAGACCAAGGAGCACGTGCTGCTGGCCCGCCAGGTCGGCGTGCCCTACATCCTGGTCGCGCTGAACAAGTCCGACATGGTCGACGACGAGGAGATCCTGGAGCTCGTCGAGCTCGAGGTCCGCGAGCTGCTGGCCGGTCAGGACTTCGACGAGGACGCCCCGGTCATCCGGACCTCCGGCCTGAAGGCGCTCGAGGGAGACCCGGAGTGGGTCAAGACCGTCGAGGACCTGATGGACGCGGTCGACGAGTCGATTCCGGAGCCCGAGCGGGACACCGACAAGCCGTTCCTGATGCCGATCGAGGACGTCTTCACGATCACCGGTCGTGGCACCGTCGTCACCGGCAAGGTGGAGCGTGGCGTCATCAACGTCAACGCCACCGTCGAGATCGTCGGCATCAAGCCGAAGTCCTTCCAGACCACGGTCACCGGCATCGAGATGTTCCGCAAGCTGCTCGACACCGCTCAGGCCGGCGACAACGCCGGTCTGCTGCTGCGCGGCACCAAGCGTGAGGACGTCGAGCGCGGCCAGGTCGTCGTCAAGCCGGGCTCGATCACCCCGCACACCGAGTTCGAGGCCCAGGTCTACATCCTGGGCAAGGACGAGGGCGGCCGGCACACGCCGTTCTTCAACAACTACCGCCCGCAGTTCTTCTTCCGCACCACCGACGTGACCGGTGTGGTGAACCTCCCCGAGGGCACCGAGATGGTCATGCCGGGCGACACCACCGAGATGACCGTTCAGCTGATCCAGCCGATCGCCATCGAGGAGGGCCTGCGCTTCGCCATCCGCGAGGGTGGCCGCACCGTGGGCGCCGGTTCGGTGACCAAGATCATCAAGTGA
- a CDS encoding DUF808 domain-containing protein: MSGLFALLDDVAALVKLTASSLDDIAGATGRASVKAAGVVVDDTAVTPRYVQGLKPERELSIIWRIAKGSLRNKLLIILPVALLLSQFAPWALTPILMVGGTYLCYEGAEKLWEKFSGHEAQAQDPDEVEAVDPAEHEKRVVSSATRTDFILSAEIMVIALDEVASEGFVARAIILAIVAVLITALVYGVVGLIVKMDDAGLALARKPRRAVAGFGRGLVKAMPIVLSTLSWVGVVAMLWVGGHILLVGMDELGFHLLYGWVHHLETAVHDATGGAGAALGWVTNTFFSAVLGLLVGAIVVAVLHVLPIGRKTAGHGADDGAAGHGAAGHGAGPATPDPATPDPATPDPGPSERSTPDPDEPKG, encoded by the coding sequence ATGAGTGGTCTGTTCGCCCTGCTGGACGACGTCGCGGCGCTGGTAAAGCTGACGGCGTCTTCGCTCGACGACATCGCCGGGGCGACGGGCCGGGCCAGTGTGAAGGCCGCCGGGGTGGTCGTCGACGACACCGCGGTCACCCCGCGCTACGTGCAGGGCCTCAAGCCCGAGCGTGAGCTGTCGATCATCTGGCGCATCGCCAAGGGCTCGCTGCGCAACAAGCTGCTGATCATCCTGCCGGTCGCGCTGCTGCTGTCCCAGTTCGCGCCGTGGGCCCTGACCCCGATCCTGATGGTCGGCGGCACGTACCTGTGTTACGAGGGTGCGGAGAAGCTGTGGGAGAAGTTCTCCGGCCACGAGGCGCAGGCCCAGGACCCGGACGAGGTCGAGGCCGTCGACCCGGCCGAGCACGAGAAGCGGGTCGTCTCCTCGGCCACCCGCACCGACTTCATCCTCTCCGCCGAGATCATGGTCATCGCGCTGGACGAGGTGGCCAGCGAGGGCTTCGTCGCCCGGGCCATCATCCTGGCCATCGTCGCGGTCCTGATCACCGCGCTGGTCTACGGCGTCGTCGGCCTGATCGTGAAGATGGACGACGCCGGGCTGGCCCTGGCCCGCAAGCCCAGGCGCGCGGTGGCCGGCTTCGGGCGCGGCCTGGTCAAGGCCATGCCCATCGTGCTGAGCACCCTGTCCTGGGTCGGCGTGGTGGCCATGCTCTGGGTCGGCGGGCACATCCTGCTGGTCGGCATGGACGAGCTGGGCTTCCATCTGCTCTACGGCTGGGTGCACCACCTGGAAACCGCTGTGCACGACGCCACCGGCGGGGCCGGGGCCGCCCTGGGCTGGGTGACCAACACGTTCTTCTCGGCCGTCCTGGGCCTGCTGGTGGGCGCCATCGTGGTCGCTGTGCTGCACGTGTTGCCGATCGGGCGCAAGACGGCCGGCCATGGCGCCGACGACGGGGCTGCGGGGCACGGGGCTGCGGGGCACGGGGCCGGCCCGGCCACCCCCGATCCGGCCACCCCCGATCCGGCCACCCCCGATCCGGGCCCGTCCGAGCGGAGCACGCCCGATCCGGATGAGCCCAAGGGCTGA
- the rpsJ gene encoding 30S ribosomal protein S10, whose amino-acid sequence MAGQKIRIRLKAYDHEAIDASARKIVETVTRTGARVVGPVPLPTEKNVYCVVRSPHKYKDSREHFEMRTHKRLIDILDPTPKTVDALMRIDLPASVDVNIQ is encoded by the coding sequence GTGGCGGGACAGAAGATCCGCATCAGGCTCAAGGCCTATGACCATGAGGCGATCGACGCGTCGGCACGCAAGATCGTCGAGACCGTGACGCGTACGGGCGCCCGGGTGGTCGGCCCGGTGCCGCTGCCCACGGAGAAGAACGTGTACTGCGTCGTGCGCTCGCCGCACAAGTACAAGGACTCGCGCGAGCACTTCGAGATGCGCACGCACAAGCGGCTGATCGACATCCTCGATCCGACGCCCAAGACCGTCGACGCTCTCATGCGCATCGACCTGCCGGCGTCCGTGGACGTCAACATCCAGTAG
- the rplC gene encoding 50S ribosomal protein L3, producing the protein MAEAIKGILGHKLGMTQVFDEANRVVPVTVVAAGPVVVTAVRTPETDGYSAVQFAFGAVDPRKVNKPAAGQFVKAGVTPRRHLVELRTDDVSGYSVGQELTAAEVFDAGAVVDVTGTSKGKGTAGVMKRHGFAGLGAGHGVQRKHRSPGSIGGCSTPGRVFKGLRMAGRMGNAKVTVQNLTVHAVDADRGLVLINGAVPGPKGGLVMIKSAVKNQSKVGV; encoded by the coding sequence ATGGCAGAAGCGATCAAGGGAATCCTGGGCCACAAGCTCGGGATGACCCAGGTCTTCGACGAGGCCAACCGCGTGGTTCCGGTCACCGTCGTCGCGGCCGGCCCGGTCGTGGTCACCGCCGTGCGCACCCCGGAGACCGACGGCTACAGCGCGGTTCAGTTCGCGTTCGGCGCCGTCGACCCCCGCAAGGTGAACAAGCCGGCGGCCGGCCAGTTCGTCAAGGCCGGGGTCACCCCGCGCCGGCATCTGGTCGAGCTGCGCACCGACGATGTCTCGGGTTACAGCGTGGGCCAGGAGCTCACCGCCGCCGAGGTCTTCGACGCCGGCGCGGTGGTCGATGTGACCGGCACGAGCAAGGGCAAGGGCACCGCGGGTGTGATGAAGCGGCACGGCTTCGCCGGCCTGGGCGCCGGTCACGGCGTGCAGCGCAAGCACCGTTCGCCGGGCTCCATCGGCGGCTGCTCCACCCCGGGTCGGGTGTTCAAGGGCCTGCGCATGGCGGGCCGGATGGGCAACGCCAAGGTGACCGTGCAGAACCTGACCGTGCACGCGGTCGACGCCGACCGCGGCCTGGTCCTGATCAACGGGGCGGTGCCCGGTCCCAAGGGCGGCCTCGTGATGATCAAGTCCGCCGTCAAGAACCAGAGCAAGGTGGGTGTCTGA